A window of Rhododendron vialii isolate Sample 1 chromosome 13a, ASM3025357v1 contains these coding sequences:
- the LOC131312611 gene encoding oleoyl-acyl carrier protein thioesterase, chloroplastic-like has protein sequence MMLKVPSCSPACIAASIREKALDNQCGRLLPSSLPIRKRNAVLCASSSSSSLPSSDNAPVLTAEPNGWAGGSGRSWADRLRMGSLTADGLSYKEKFIVRCYEVGMNKTATVETIANLLQEVGGNHAQSVGFSTDGFATTPTMRKLHLIWVTARMHIEVYQYPAWGDAVEIETWCQSEGRIGTRRDWILKDYATGVVIGRATSKWVMMNQDTRRLQKVPDDVREEYIVHFPKEPRLAFPEKNNGSLKKISKLEDPAQYSRLGLVPRRVDLDMNQHVNNVTYIGWVLESVPQEIMDTHELQTITLDYRQECQHDDVVDSLSSPEIVGDTPLSELHRRTGSAAEAAKNGTQFLHLLRLSLNGLEINRGRTEWRKKPAR, from the exons atgatgTTGAAGGTTCCCTCGTGTTCTCCGGCATGCATTGCCGCTTCGATTCGAGAAAAAGCCCTAGACAATCAATGCGGCCGCCTCTTGCCTTCTTCTCTTCCGATTCGCAAACGAAACGCCGTCTTGTgcgcttcttcttcttcttcttcgttgcCTTCGTCGGACAATGCTCCGGTTCTGACTGCGGAGCCAAACGGGTGGGCCGGCGGATCGGGCCGGAGCTGGGCCGACCGGCTTAGGATGGGGAGCTTGACGGCGGACGGGCTTTCGTATAAGGAGAAGTTCATAGTGAGGTGTTACGAGGTTGGGATGAACAAAACTGCCACCGTCGAAACCATTGCTAATCTTTTGCAG GAGGTAGGAGGAAATCATGCTCAGAGCGTAGGATTTTCAACAGATGGCTTCGCTACAACCCCTACCATGAGAAAATTGCATCTCATATGGGTGACTGCTCGCATGCACATCGAAGTTTACCAATACCCAGCTTG gGGTGATGCAGTAGAAATAGAAACTTGGTGCCAAAGCGAAGGGCGGATTGGGACTAGACGTGATTGGATTCTCAAGGACTATGCTACTGGTGTAGTCATTGGGAGGGCTACAAG CAAGTGGGTGATGATGAACCAAGATACCAGACGGCTCCAAAAAGTACCAGATGACGTTCGAGAAGAATATATTGTTCACTTTCCAAAAGAACCTAG GCTTGCATTTCCCGAGAAAAACAATGGAAGCCTGAAGAAAATATCAAAACTGGAAGATCCTGCTCAGTATTCTCGTCTAGGACTGGTG CCTAGAAGAGTTGATCTGGACATGAACCAGCATGTAAACAATGTCACCTATATTGGATGGGTGCTGGAG AGTGTGCCTCAAGAAATCATGGACACTCATGAACTGCAAACAATCACCCTGGATTACAGACAGGAATGCCAGCATGACGATGTGGTTGATTCTCTTTCAAGTCCGGAAATAGTTGGAGATACTCCACTTTCAGAGCTTCATAGAAGGACTGGATCTGCTGCAGAAGCAGCTAAAAACGGAACTCAATTCTTACATTTGTTGAGATTGTCTCTCAACGGGCTTGAAATAAACAGGGGCCGCACAGAGTGGAGAAAGAAACCGGCAAGATAA
- the LOC131312612 gene encoding uncharacterized protein LOC131312612, protein MSTRGSRGPPLQGYVRTGRKRKMVLDVDLNVPPADNLGQEGTSAHSATLNVQNGQQRGSVPPVPIDVEAFDDDVVISSPRAFAEARNNVRRSRQSTVLVDVDPDGGADRAAPSSRNKRRRVPANQAIINCDLYINLEASSKPMRENVQIAEPYPPKPPKEPTFSCPICMGPLVEEMTTKCGHIFCKPCIKAAITVQGKCPTCRRKVTARDIHRVYLPTTN, encoded by the exons ATGAGCACTAGGGGTTCAAGGGGACCTCCTCTACAAGGGTATGTGAGGACtgggaggaagaggaagatggTACTAGATGTGGACCTTAATGTGCCACCGGCCGATAACCTGGGTCAGGAGGGCACTTCAGCTCATTCTGCCACTCTCAATGTGCAAAATGGCCAACAAAGAGGATCTGTGCCCCCTGTACCAATTGATGTTGAGGCGTTTGATGACGATGTTGTTATATCCTCACCCAGGGCTTTTGCAGAA GCTAGAAACAATGTTAGAAGAAGTCGTCAGAGCACTGTTCTAGTGGATGTAGATCCAG ATGGAGGGGCGGATAGGGCTGCTCCCAGTAGTCGCAACAAGCGGAGGAGAGTTCCTGCAAACCAAGCAATCATAAATTGTGACCTTTACATAAATTTGGAGGCGAGTAGCAAACCTATG AGAGAGAATGTTCAGATTGCTGAACCATACCCCCCGAAGCCGCCGAAGGAGCCCACTTTTAGTTGTCCAATATGCATGGGACCATTGGTTGAGGAGATGACAACGAAGTGTGGTCATATATTCTGTAAGCCGTGCATTAAGGCCGCAATAACTGTTCAGGGTAAGTGCCCTACTTGTCGAAGAAAAGTCACCGCTAGAGATATCCACAGGGTCTACCTTCCTACAACCAATTGA